In Prunus dulcis chromosome 2, ALMONDv2, whole genome shotgun sequence, a single genomic region encodes these proteins:
- the LOC117619994 gene encoding brix domain-containing protein ZK795.3-like isoform X2, whose product MPQVYPHLILNNFRTKLGERTANILKHLFPVSKPDTKRIITFANQSDYISFRHHTCEKHGGPKSVELKEIGPRFELRLYKRDIMETGLRQTL is encoded by the exons ATGCCTCAGGTTTATCCACATTTAATTCTCAACAATTTCAGGACTAAG TTGGGTGAGAGGACAGCAAATATTTTAAAGCATCTCTTTCCAGTGTCAAAGCCGGACACGAAACGCATAATCACTTTTGCCAATCAGTCTGACTACATTTCTTTCAG GCATCATACCTGTGAGAAGCATGGAGGCCCTAAATCTGTTGAGCTGAAGGAGATTGGTCCTCGGTTTGAATTGAGGCTTTATAAG AGGGACATAATGGAAACTGGACTCCGGCAAACTCTGTAA
- the LOC117619994 gene encoding brix domain-containing protein ZK795.3-like isoform X1 produces MPQVYPHLILNNFRTKLGERTANILKHLFPVSKPDTKRIITFANQSDYISFRHHTCEKHGGPKSVELKEIGPRFELRLYKIKLGTVDQNEAQTEWVFRPYMNTAKKQKFMGE; encoded by the exons ATGCCTCAGGTTTATCCACATTTAATTCTCAACAATTTCAGGACTAAG TTGGGTGAGAGGACAGCAAATATTTTAAAGCATCTCTTTCCAGTGTCAAAGCCGGACACGAAACGCATAATCACTTTTGCCAATCAGTCTGACTACATTTCTTTCAG GCATCATACCTGTGAGAAGCATGGAGGCCCTAAATCTGTTGAGCTGAAGGAGATTGGTCCTCGGTTTGAATTGAGGCTTTATAAG ATTAAGTTAGGAACAGTGGATCAGAATGAAGCCCAGACTGAATGGGTCTTTAGACCATACATGAACACAGCCAAGAAACAGAAGTTTATGGGGGAATGA
- the LOC117620271 gene encoding U-box domain-containing protein 44-like → MDNIIKFKDHPPVRKAVESLGSELKRAKALLKTQETKSFIKQVEDVVHDLGRSLGLVLLASLEVSTDLKDKIGVLHKDLMNTRFDMSSFASTSYDSEVVSEIEVEEEIQEEKRVCFGIDEVSLQIKCGDDEQLKFALLELNELIGDKRVSSEWITDEGVIPILFNRLSSSNSENRLCIVQLLRRLASDNADNKEKMADVGFLSAVVKSLVRDEEERKEAVGLLLDLSDIQSVRRRLGRIQGCIVMLVALLNGDDLVASHHAGKLLNALSNNTQNALHMAEAGYFKPLVQYLNEGSDMSKILMATALSRMELTDQSRASLGEDGAIEPLVRMFSIGKLEAKLSALSALQNLSNLTENVHRLISSGIVASLLQLLFSVTSVLMTLREPASLILAKIAESESILVNSDVAQQMLSLLNLTSPVIQNHLLQALNSIASHSRAGKVRRKMKEHGAIQLLLPFLMETNIKIRSSALNLLYTLSKDLPEELTEQLGETYIKTIINIISSSTFDSEKAAAVGILSHLPISDKKLTDMLKKANLVPIMVSILTSRSEVSKETTCWLEESVTGLLIRFTNPSDKKLQLYSAEQGVIPLLVKLLSSGSPVTKCRAATSLAQLSQNSSSLSKSRKSRWSCVPPPADGFCEVHNGYCFVKSTFCLVKAGAVSPIIQILEGKEREADEAALSALATLLGDEMWENGSNCIAKMSGIPAIIKVLESGSIKAQKKALWILEKIFGAEEHRVNYGESAQVVLIDLAQKGDSRLKSTTAKLLAQLELLQVQSSYF, encoded by the exons ATGGACAACATCATTAAGTTTAAGGACCACCCACCAGTGAGAAAGGCTGTGGAGTCTCTTGGGTCAGAGCTTAAGCGAGCCAAGGCTTTACTCAAAACCCAAGAGACAAAATCATTTATCAAACAAGTGGAGGATGTGGTTCACGATCTTGGGAGGTCATTGGGCCTAGTGCTCTTGGCCAGTCTAGAAGTGTCCACAGATTTGAAGGACAAGATTGGAGTGTTACATAAAGATTTGATGAACACCAGGTTTGATATGAGCTCATTTGCAAGTACTAGTTATGATTCTGAGGTTGTTAGTGAGATTGAAGTGGAAGAGGAAATCCAAGAGGAGAAAAGGGTTTGTTTTGGTATTGATGAAGTTTCTTTGCAAATAAAGTGTGGTGATGATGAACAGCTCAAATTTGCTCTTTTGGAATTGAATGAGTTGATTGGGGACAAAAGGGTTAGCAGTGAATGGATTACTGATGAAGGTGTTATTCCGATTCTGTTTAATCGGTTAAGTTCAAGTAATTCAGAAAACCGGCTATGTATAGTTCAATTATTGAGAAGGCTTGCTTCTGATAATGCTGATAACAAG GAGAAGATGGCAGATGTTGGGTTTTTGTCCGCGGTTGTGAAATCTTTGGTAcgggatgaagaagaaagaaaagaagctgTGGGGCTGTTGCTGGATCTCTCAGATATTCAGTCAGTCAGGCGGCGGCTTGGGCGGATTCAAGGGTGTATAGTTATGTTGGTTGCCTTGCTAAATGGGGATGACCTTGTTGCTTCACATCACGCAGGGAAGTTGTTGAATGCATTGTCTAACAACACTCAAAATGCGCTTCATATGGCAGAGGCTGGTTACTTTAAGCCACTAGTGCAGTACCTGAACGAAG GTTCTGACATGAGTAAGATTCTGATGGCAACAGCACTCTCAAGGATGGAGCTCACAGATCAAAGTAGAGCTTCCCTTGGAGAAGATGGTGCAATCGAACCCCTTGTCAGAATGTTTAGCATAGGGAAGCTCGAAGCCAAGTTATCTGCTTTAAGTGCCTTGCAAAATCTGTCAAACCTGACAGAAAATGTCCACCGGTTGATCAGTTCGGGCATCGTAGCATCTCTGCTTCAGCTCCTCTTCTCTGTGACATCAGTGCTTATGACTCTTCGCGAGCCTGCATCACTGATTCTTGCAAAGATCGCTGAATCTGAATCTATTCTTGTTAACTCAGATGTGGCTCAGCAGATGCTCTCACTTTTAAATCTCACAAGTCCAGTAATTCAAAATCACCTATTACAAGCACTTAATAGTATTGCCTCCCATTCCAGAGCAGGCAAAGTTAGAAGAAAGATGAAAGAACATGGTGCAATTCAGCTTCTCCTGCCGTTCCTGATGGAAACTAACATTAAAATCAGGAGCAGTGCCTTGAATCTGCTTTACACTCTCTCTAAAGATTTGCCTGAAGAGTTGACAGAACAACTAGGAGAAACCTATATCAAAACAATCATCAATATTATTTCATCATCAACATTCGACAGCGAGAAAGCTGCTGCAGTTGGCATACTTAGCCATCTTCCCATTAGTGACAAAAAACTCACAGATATGTTAAAGAAAGCAAATTTGGTGCCCATTATGGTATCCATTTTGACTTCAAGATCTGAAGTTTCAAAAGAGACGACATGCTGGTTAGAAGAAAGCGTTACAGGCCTGTTGATTCGGTTCACGAATCCTTCTGATAAGAAATTACAGCTTTATTCAGCAGAACAAGGGGTAATTCCTTTGCTTGTTAAGTTACTCTCGAGTGGATCACCGGTTACTAAATGCAGGGCTGCAACTTCGCTAGCTCAATTATCACAGAATTCGTCATCTCTAAGTAAGTCAAGGAAATCAAGGTGGTCATGTGTTCCTCCTCCTGCAGATGGTTTTTGTGAAGTTCATAATGGCTACTGCTTTGTGAAAAGCACATTTTGTTTGGTCAAGGCAGGTGCTGTGTCTCCAATAATCCAAATACTGGAAGGTAAGGAGAGGGAAGCAGATGAAGCTGCGCTAAGTGCCCTCGCGACACTCTTGGGCGATGAAATGTGGGAAAACGGAAGCAATTGCATAGCCAAAATGTCAGGAATTCCAGCCATCATAAAGGTTCTAGAATCAGGGAGCATCAAGGCTCAAAAGAAAGCACTGTGGATATTGGAGAAGATATTTGGAGCTGAGGAACACAGAGTAAACTATGGAGAATCTGCTCAGGTGGTGCTCATTGATCTAGCCCAGAAGGGTGACTCTAGATTGAAATCAACGACTGCGAAATTACTGGCGCAACTAGAACTATTGCAAGTTCAATCTAGTTACTTTTAA